The Tamandua tetradactyla isolate mTamTet1 chromosome 8, mTamTet1.pri, whole genome shotgun sequence genome includes a window with the following:
- the LOC143643505 gene encoding olfactory receptor 51F1-like, whose product MLEPQDNMEILINLTSNFPTFLLTGIPGLQSVHAWISIPFCCLYATAISGNATILFVIITQQSLHEPMYYFLSLLSATDLGLTVSTMSTTLGIFWFDSSEISLDTCIIQMFFLHGFTFMESGVLVAMAFDRYVAICDPLRYTTILTNSRIIQMCTLVMIRTVLLIVPLLLLLKQLSFCRDHVLSHSYCYHPDVLKLACSDTQTNSICGLIHLILTAGIDTSCIVLSYLLIIRSVLNITSPEERHKVFSTCVSHIGAVAIFYIPMMSLSLLHRYGHSAPKLVHSTMANIYLLLPPVLNPIIYSVKSKQIRKAVLNLLLTK is encoded by the coding sequence ATGCTGGAGCCCCAGGACAACATGGAGATCTTAATCAACTTGACATCTAACTTTCCAACGTTCTTGCTGACTGGCATTCCTGGCCTACAGTCTGTCCATGCCTGGATCTCCATTCCCTTCTGTTGTCTCTATGCCACTGCCATCTCAGGGAATGCCACGATCCTGTTTGTCATCATTACCCAGCAGAGTCTCCATGAGCCCATGTACTATTTCCTCTCTCTGCTGTCAGCTACGGACCTGGGCTTGACTGTTTCTACAATGTCAACAACTTTAGGCATCTTCTGGTTTGATTCAAGTGAAATCAGTTTAGATACTTGCATTATCCAGATGTTTTTTCTTCATGGATTCACCTTCATGGAGTCTGGGGTGCTGGTGGCCATGGCCTTTGACCGATATGTGGCCATCTGTGATCCCCTGAGGTACACCACCATCCTCACTAATTCCAGAATCATTCAGATGTGTACCTTGGTGATGATACGTACTGTGCTATTAATAGTACCACTACTTTTGCTCCTTAAGCAGCTGTCTTTCTGTAGAGATCATGTTCTTTCCCACTCTTACTGTTACCATCCAGATGTACTTAAATTAGCATGTTCAGATACTCAGACCAACAGCATCTGCGGATTAATTCATCTCATCCTGACTGCAGGGATAGATACATCATGCATTGTCCTGTCTTACCTCCTGATTATTCGCTCTGTCCTCAATATCACCTCCCCTGAAGAGCGGCACAAGGTGTTTAGCACCTGTGTCTCCCACATTGGAGCAGTTGCTATTTTCTATATCCCTATGATGAGTCTGTCCTTGCTGCATCGCTATGGTCACTCAGCCCCCAAACTAGTCCATTCCACGATGGCTAACATATACCTGCTTCTGCCCCCTGTACTCAATCCCATAATCTATAGTGTAAAATCCAAACAGATCCGCAAAGCTGTACTCAATCTGCTTCTTACAAAGTAA